The Candidatus Hydrogenedentota bacterium DNA segment CGCCGTCCGGATGACCCTCACGCCACACGAATACGCATCGAAGGCGGCGTTCTGCGCGACGTGTCGCAGACCTCTGCGCCCCCAGGCACCCGCGTCACCGTCAACAGGCTGTATTTCAACACCCCCGTGCGCGCCAAGTTCTTGAAAGGAATCACCACCGAACTCAGCCAGGCCATCGATATCGTCCAGCGCCACGCCCTTGCCGCGCCCGGCGTCGCGTTTCAATTCCTGCACAATGAAAAAGTCCTGTTCAACATCCCCGAGCACGCCACTCTCCTCGAGCGCATCGCACTGATATGGGGACTCGGGTTCGTGGATGACCTCGTCGAATTTGACGGAGAAGGGGAGGGGCTGGCCTTCGCGGGCTATATCGGAACCCCCTCGCTGACCCGTTCCGCCCGGAGCCACCAGTATTTCTTCTTTAATGCACGCCCCGTCGTCAACAGAAGCCTGCAATACGGCTTCGAAGACGGCTATCGCGGTCTGCTGACGGTTGGGCGCCGTCCCGTAGGCATCATTCTCGCAACCGCCTCACCGCGTCTGGTGGATGTGAACATCCATCCCGCAAAACGAGAAATCCGGTTTCGCGATGAGCATGCGGCACGGAACGCAGTCCGCGACGCCGTCCGCACCCGCTTGGAACGGCTGACCAGGGCCGCCAGGTCCGTCCCTGTTTCCTCAGAACGTGGCGAGTCCCACGAAACCGTTTCCACCGGCGTAACCGCGAATTGGCCGCACCAGCCCGCCGCGCAGACCGAAGACCTGCCCGGAGACCAGCAGCAAACGCGCCACCAAGCCACTGCTACGGCACCCTCTTCAACCATGTCACAGCCGGCTCTCGACCCGCTGCCGCCCGCACAGACGGAATTCGCCGGCGTGCCTGCAGGGGGCGGCGGCGAAACAGTCCCCGAGATCGAGCCCCGAGCCTTCTACGCCTCCCTGGGACGCGTCGGCGAGGTGCCCCTGCAGATCTTCGACACCTACCTTCTCGTCCCGGAAGAAGACCGGCTCCTGATCATCGATCAGCACGCCCTCCACGAACGCCTCACCTACGACAATCTGCTCGCGGACCTGCAGGATGCCGACTATCAGGCCCAACAACTGGTCGTTCCCATTCTTATCGATGTTCCCCCATCGTACGTCAAGATCCTGCAGGAACACATCGACCTCTTCTCGAAACTCGGGATCGAACTCGAACCGTTCGGAGACAACACTTTCCAGGTGACTGCGTTGTGCCACCTCTACGAAGATGCCTGCATCCCCAATACCGTGCACCGCGTGCTTGACACATTGGCCCAGGGCGACCTGTTTAATCATGAGGAAATCGTATCCGACCTCCTGCGCCTCACCCTGGAAGCATGCCGAAGCTCCGTGAAGGCAGGGGACCGCTTGTCGGTCGAAGAACGCCGGGAACTTCTCGAGGGATTCAGGCGTCTGCGTCCGCCCTACACCTGTCCTCATGGACGTCCCATCATTACCGAACTGACCCAATTGCAGATGGAGAAGAGTTTTCGGAGGCGGCAGTGAGGAACGTGATCGCCGTCGTTGGCCCCACCGCCTCGGGGAAAACGGCGCTGGCCCTCGAATTGGCGATTCGTCTTGACTCCGAGATTGTCTCAGCCGACTCCATGCAGGTCTACCGGGGCATGGAGATCGGCACGGCCGCTCCCACCCACGAGGAACAGTCCATCGCAAGACACCATTTCGTGAGCATTCTCGACCCCGGCGCCGATTTTTCGGCCGGGATGTTCCAGCGCATGGCGCGCGAGGTGGTCGAAAACCTCAACGCCCGAGGAAAAGTCGCGGTTGTCGCAGGAGGCGCGGGCCTCTATGTGCGCGCTCTCATCGAGGGACTCTTTCCCGGGCCCGAAAAAGACAATGCGATCCGTGCGCGGTTACACCGGGAAGCGGAGGAGTGTGGAGTGCCGCCGCTCTACGCGCGTCTGCAGGCCTGCGACCCTGAGTATGCGTTTGTCATAAACGCGAATGATCTCCGCCGGATCGTCCGCGCCCTCGAGGTGTTCGAATTGACGGGACAGCCTTTGTCCATGCTGCATGCCGAACACAAGGAGGCCGCCATGCCGCTCGACGCCGTTCAGGTCGCCTTCGACTGGCCGCGAGACGAACTCTACGCCCGCATCGATGCGCGAGTAGAACGAATGCTCCAGCAGGGCTTCATTGGCGAGGTGCAGGCCCTGTTGAGCGCCGGTTACGAGAAACATCTCCACCGGTTGCGTTCGCTCGGTTATCGCGAGTTCGCTGATTATCTCGCCGGCAGAAAAGCGTATGACGAGGCCGTCGAAGCAATGAAACAGAATACGCGGCGCTTTGCCAAACGCCAACTCACGTGGTTTCGTTCCGACCCGGACATCTATTGGATGAAGGCCGAACCGGGACGCTCCATCTCCGCCTACGCGGACGAGGCGCTGAGCCTGTTGTAGAGCCGGCCGGACGCGTCAGGGCTCCAAATGGCAACGGAGGATCCCCGCCTCGGTCACGATCACGTCCATTGGCACGTCATGGGCCGCTACGGGAATCTCCGGCACCAGCTGCATCGCATACGCCACGGCGATCTTGGTCCCCGGAAATCCCGCAAGAAACCGGTCAAAGTACCCTCCGCCATATCCAATACGCCATCCCGCCTTCGTAAACGCCAGACCCGGCACAAGCACAACGCTGTTCGCCGGCGGCGGCGTATCGCGCCGGTATTCAGGTCGAGGCTCCAGCACGCCGAAAGCCGACGTCTCGAGCTCGTCCATCGATTCCAGGCGGGACCAGACCATCTGGCCTTTCCCCAGGGTAGCCGGCACCAGCACCGGCCGCGGCCCCCCAAGCAAGCGCTCGACCAACGGTTTTGTGTCGACTTCGTTGTCTTTCGACGCCACGTAAGTCAGTATCGCCCGCGCGGCCTCGAACTCGGGCAACGTCTCCACCCGTGCGCATATCGCCGCGCTGTTCGCCGTCGCCTCGCCCGGGGGCAGGGCTCGACGCGCCGCAAGCAACCCCCGTCGGATCGTCTTCTTGTCGAGCATGTTTCTTCAGCCTCAATTGCCAATACAATGGTGGTAACTCTTGCGTCCTTATACAAGCCGGCGCGGACTCTGTCAATGCGCTCCTGCAGGGGGGCACGCACATGCTATAATGTTTTCAGCTGACTCGGCGGGCAAGCCGGGGAAAGGTCTTTACAAAAAGACGCAACTCTGTGGTACTCTTTGGTATCGCAGTATCCCGTCTTGGGCGGTTCGCCCGATGGGGGGACATCACGCGCAGTGCTTGTGAGGGGAACTCTAGCTATTGGGAATAGGGCTACTTACAATGAATCGACGCCGGTACACTTCGGGAATCGGGCTACGGCCTTGGCTCTGCTGCGCGGCTCTTCTCGCATTC contains these protein-coding regions:
- the miaA gene encoding tRNA (adenosine(37)-N6)-dimethylallyltransferase MiaA, with protein sequence MRNVIAVVGPTASGKTALALELAIRLDSEIVSADSMQVYRGMEIGTAAPTHEEQSIARHHFVSILDPGADFSAGMFQRMAREVVENLNARGKVAVVAGGAGLYVRALIEGLFPGPEKDNAIRARLHREAEECGVPPLYARLQACDPEYAFVINANDLRRIVRALEVFELTGQPLSMLHAEHKEAAMPLDAVQVAFDWPRDELYARIDARVERMLQQGFIGEVQALLSAGYEKHLHRLRSLGYREFADYLAGRKAYDEAVEAMKQNTRRFAKRQLTWFRSDPDIYWMKAEPGRSISAYADEALSLL
- a CDS encoding 5-formyltetrahydrofolate cyclo-ligase, whose product is MLDKKTIRRGLLAARRALPPGEATANSAAICARVETLPEFEAARAILTYVASKDNEVDTKPLVERLLGGPRPVLVPATLGKGQMVWSRLESMDELETSAFGVLEPRPEYRRDTPPPANSVVLVPGLAFTKAGWRIGYGGGYFDRFLAGFPGTKIAVAYAMQLVPEIPVAAHDVPMDVIVTEAGILRCHLEP
- the mutL gene encoding DNA mismatch repair endonuclease MutL, whose product is MTVRKHDIRPVRVLPEDVANKIAAGEVVERPGSVVKELIENSLDAGASRIIVRLVAAGRRTIEVIDNGCGMNEQDALLAIERHATSKIRKADDIDNVVTMGFRGEALPSIASVSRFELVTRRPDDPHATRIRIEGGVLRDVSQTSAPPGTRVTVNRLYFNTPVRAKFLKGITTELSQAIDIVQRHALAAPGVAFQFLHNEKVLFNIPEHATLLERIALIWGLGFVDDLVEFDGEGEGLAFAGYIGTPSLTRSARSHQYFFFNARPVVNRSLQYGFEDGYRGLLTVGRRPVGIILATASPRLVDVNIHPAKREIRFRDEHAARNAVRDAVRTRLERLTRAARSVPVSSERGESHETVSTGVTANWPHQPAAQTEDLPGDQQQTRHQATATAPSSTMSQPALDPLPPAQTEFAGVPAGGGGETVPEIEPRAFYASLGRVGEVPLQIFDTYLLVPEEDRLLIIDQHALHERLTYDNLLADLQDADYQAQQLVVPILIDVPPSYVKILQEHIDLFSKLGIELEPFGDNTFQVTALCHLYEDACIPNTVHRVLDTLAQGDLFNHEEIVSDLLRLTLEACRSSVKAGDRLSVEERRELLEGFRRLRPPYTCPHGRPIITELTQLQMEKSFRRRQ